A single Anopheles funestus chromosome 2RL, idAnoFuneDA-416_04, whole genome shotgun sequence DNA region contains:
- the LOC125775108 gene encoding phosphatidylinositol N-acetylglucosaminyltransferase subunit H, translating to MVFLWTSGGKQIHVKIVHKSDSVLQLSVENVEAHRERHGLLILELGTLFCFAVCVFLFKLNTLHALFILPIAILVYLYSNVIKSESLVLVKDFAMQCSTTYASGTVRNALIPIEYVQDIVINEVFYNLKVIFVLQVLTKGHLFRKKPVISLLQHLKPGLPCLKIIYHELHSVLELQDC from the exons ATGGTGTTCCTTTGGACAAGTGGAGGGAAGCAAATACATGTTAAAATAGTTCATAAATCGGACAGCGTCCTGCAACTTTCTGTGGAAAATGTAGAGGCACATCGCGAAAGACACGGACTGCTGATTCTAGAGCTTGGAACTCTATTTTGCTTTGCGGTTTGTGTTTTCCTCTTCAAATTGAACACTCTGCACGCACTGTTTATACTGCCCATCGCGATCCTTGTATACCTGTACAGCAATGTTATAAAATCGGAAAGTTTAGTGTTGGTTAAAGATTTTGCGATGCAATGCTCGACGACCTACGCCAGCGGCACGGTGCGCAACGCTCTCATACCAATAGAATATGTCCAAGATATTGTAATCAACGAAGTATTTTATAAT CTTAAAGTAATCTTCGTCTTGCAAGTCCTCACGAAAGGGCATTTATTTCGCAAGAAACCGGTCATAAGTCTATTACAG CACCTCAAGCCAGGACTCCCATGCTTAAAAATTATCTACCACGAACTACACTCCGTCCTCGAGCTGCAGGACTGTTGA
- the LOC125775111 gene encoding uncharacterized protein LOC125775111 isoform X1, with the protein MEAYPEVSDEIRNLQDAVVTLRMNIPTLYKKLLLKECEIEHQLIIETDVCVPKQPVQDLKKIERVPKQMFPSCNGASDVQEVDNLLNILHKLFPKRDTNNARSSTVLQLEDGV; encoded by the exons ATGG AAGCATACCCAGAAGTATCTGACGAAATCCGTAACCTACAAGATGCAGTCGTCACACTGCGGATGAATATTCCGACACTGTATAAAAAGCTATTGCTTAAAGAATGCGAAATAGAACACCAGCTGATT ATTGAAACCGATGTATGTGTACCAAAACAGCCGGTGCAGGATTTGAAGAAGATAGAACGGGTACCGAAGCAAATGTTTCCCTCTTGCAATGGAGCATCCGATGTTCAGGAAGTTGACAATTTGTTAAACATTCTGCACAAACTGTTCCCAAAAAGAGACACTAACAATGCACGGTCGTCAACAGTCCTGCAGCTCGAGGACGGAGTGTAG
- the LOC125775111 gene encoding uncharacterized protein LOC125775111 isoform X2: protein MAYPEVSDEIRNLQDAVVTLRMNIPTLYKKLLLKECEIEHQLIIETDVCVPKQPVQDLKKIERVPKQMFPSCNGASDVQEVDNLLNILHKLFPKRDTNNARSSTVLQLEDGV, encoded by the exons ATGG CATACCCAGAAGTATCTGACGAAATCCGTAACCTACAAGATGCAGTCGTCACACTGCGGATGAATATTCCGACACTGTATAAAAAGCTATTGCTTAAAGAATGCGAAATAGAACACCAGCTGATT ATTGAAACCGATGTATGTGTACCAAAACAGCCGGTGCAGGATTTGAAGAAGATAGAACGGGTACCGAAGCAAATGTTTCCCTCTTGCAATGGAGCATCCGATGTTCAGGAAGTTGACAATTTGTTAAACATTCTGCACAAACTGTTCCCAAAAAGAGACACTAACAATGCACGGTCGTCAACAGTCCTGCAGCTCGAGGACGGAGTGTAG